GTGGGGAGTGCAACATCTGGTGTGAGCATTCTAAGAAAACCATGGAACGTGTCTGCAACCCAGTACATGCTCTGTTCTTCTTCAGAGATCCAGAAGGCCGAACTGTTCCAATACCAGACGCCAGCGAATTCCCTGGGACTATGAAACTTCAGAACCACAAGGTCCTGAGACGGGCCATCGGCAATCGCCAAGTAGTTTTCCGGTAGCCGGTCTCGAAACATTTTGGAATACGCGCCAAGGCCGTTCACACCATTGCCCGGTTCGCCAAAAAACCCCGGAAGCGCGCCGCCGCTGACGAATGTCGTGGGATGGGGCATGTCGAAGTGCGCCCAAGGCTCAAGGCGGCCGCCATTGAATGCTAACAGGAAGTCTACGTAATCGGCCGGCAGAAGAACCCCTAGGACAAGTTCCAGTTCTTCGATAGCCAGGCGATCAAGCGGCGGCTCCTCAGAATCGTGCAAGAACCCAAGAATGGGGAAGTTCTGCACGAGGTTTTCGCGACGATCATATTCCATTTTGGCCAAATATGATTGGCGGCGTTGGTGCCTGT
The genomic region above belongs to Pirellulales bacterium and contains:
- a CDS encoding ankyrin repeat domain-containing protein yields the protein MEYDRRENLVQNFPILGFLHDSEEPPLDRLAIEELELVLGVLLPADYVDFLLAFNGGRLEPWAHFDMPHPTTFVSGGALPGFFGEPGNGVNGLGAYSKMFRDRLPENYLAIADGPSQDLVVLKFHSPREFAGVWYWNSSAFWISEEEQSMYWVADTFHGFLRMLTPDVALPTETTDVYQAIEQNDSDAVRRFLSKGRAIEERNDRGWTLLTCAAHYGYPRVVKLLLEHGADPHARDHKGKTPLHHAAKASLDCVKLLLAAGADIKARDNEGHGVVGNWYYRADKYLREHGAEE